Proteins encoded in a region of the Strix uralensis isolate ZFMK-TIS-50842 chromosome Z, bStrUra1, whole genome shotgun sequence genome:
- the LOC141938211 gene encoding rab-like protein 2A encodes MEDMKVTQKSFDFVHTFSLPFYFVSAADGTNGVKLFNDAIKSPVAYKQNSGDLMEVMQELERFVLQQESENLSDKEESCLEEKRPSA; translated from the exons ATGG AAGATATGAAGGTGACCCAGAAAAGCTTCGATTTTGTCCACACGTTCAGTTTGCCCTTTTACTTTGTGTCTGCTGCAGATGGCACCAATGGAGTGAAG CTCTTCAATGATGCCATCAAATCACCAGTTGCTTACAAACAGAATTCAGGAGATCTCATGGAGGTGATGCAAGAGCTGGAG AGATTTGTCCTGCAGCAGGAGAGTGAGAATTTGTCAGATAAAGAGGAGAGCTGCCTTGAAGAGAAGCGCCCATCTGCCTAA